The Methanomicrobia archaeon genome contains a region encoding:
- a CDS encoding radical SAM protein — MTELNAEKKAELVAIGTVNVYESLLSRISVSSAGPGTGLKSIFFSSGGHRVRLEINKDSPLKMSKANGDFIIWKDGKELVRGEIEPIFAHCPEQAYITLSERCVYDCKFCSVPKLQGKIKTLEEVVAMVEQAKKTGKLKAIALTSGIVKSPEDEIDRVIDVVNALKKYNVPIGVSVHPTKDSSQRLKDAGVVEVKYNVETMDRAIFERNCKGRKGLSLDFILDSLRDAVRVFGANRVSTNFIIGLGETDECVRAGVEYLARMGVIPILRPITIPPLRKDELEATRPSAERLLKLARMTREILDKYGLNVEEAQTMCLPCTGCDITPYRDV, encoded by the coding sequence ATGACCGAACTGAACGCAGAAAAAAAAGCGGAACTGGTGGCCATCGGAACGGTGAACGTATACGAGTCGTTACTCTCAAGAATCTCCGTCTCCTCTGCGGGCCCCGGCACCGGGCTCAAATCGATCTTCTTTAGCTCCGGTGGTCATCGTGTGCGATTGGAGATTAATAAGGACTCACCGCTCAAGATGAGCAAGGCAAACGGTGATTTTATCATCTGGAAGGACGGCAAAGAGCTGGTAAGGGGCGAGATTGAGCCGATTTTCGCACACTGCCCCGAGCAGGCGTACATCACACTGAGTGAACGGTGCGTCTACGATTGCAAATTCTGCTCAGTGCCCAAACTGCAAGGTAAAATCAAGACACTGGAAGAGGTCGTTGCCATGGTGGAGCAGGCAAAGAAGACGGGCAAGTTAAAGGCGATCGCTCTCACGTCAGGCATAGTCAAATCGCCCGAAGATGAGATTGATCGCGTGATTGACGTGGTGAACGCGCTGAAGAAGTACAACGTGCCCATCGGCGTCTCGGTCCATCCGACAAAAGACTCGTCACAGCGGCTCAAAGACGCCGGGGTCGTTGAGGTGAAATACAACGTCGAGACCATGGATCGTGCGATCTTCGAGCGTAATTGTAAAGGCCGTAAAGGGCTCTCGCTTGACTTCATCCTGGACTCGTTGCGGGATGCCGTGCGGGTATTTGGCGCGAACAGGGTCTCCACGAACTTTATCATCGGGCTCGGTGAGACGGACGAGTGTGTGCGTGCGGGTGTCGAGTATCTGGCACGGATGGGTGTCATACCGATTCTTCGTCCTATAACGATACCACCACTCCGTAAGGACGAGTTAGAAGCAACGAGACCGAGCGCGGAACGGTTACTGAAACTCGCACGGATGACACGCGAGATCCTCGATAAGTACGGACTCAACGTCGAGGAGGCGCAGACGATGTGCCTCCCGTGCACCGGCTGCGATATAACGCCATACCGGGATGTCTGA